The Hordeum vulgare subsp. vulgare chromosome 4H, MorexV3_pseudomolecules_assembly, whole genome shotgun sequence genomic interval TGGTGGTGGTTGGTGCCTTTTCATGGAACCAACCCTGCATGCATTGTGCTGACTTGGATGAGATGGATAACGTAATTACTACTGATATGTACATAAAAAGATTCAGTAGCGCTTAAGCAAATTAAAAGCAAACTTGAGAAGTTTATGACAAAATTAATCAGAAGCCAATAGACAATTATATGATTATATGGTAATGTGCTCACAGGTTGCAATGTGCAAGCTGAATGTGCAAAAGTTGCTTCCTGGAGTCGTTGTTATGGTCTGCCTTTCCTGGTGCATGTCATAAGTAGTTTAcggtatttctatttttcttgagTGTTTTGTTTTAGCTTCCTTTTGGTTCAAAAATCTAAGTTTGATTGATCATTCCCCAGCAAACTTTTTTAGATATTTGACCCCACAATAAAACTATTATTTgagttctttttctaaccagcttGTGATAGAAGTAattaaatcatttgatgaaaactTCTTTCTATCTAAAACAGCCAACACACACCTCGAAGAAATTAATAAGTTTATGACTGGTTGCCCGACCTAGTCTAGTCATTGGATGAGTACTTACTGGTGCCGTGAACCTAGTCACGAAGGCAAACCAGATTGTTAGATTTATACACTGAACtggtcatgcatgataaaactctTAGCAAGAGGGTGTTGACTAGTCTTGCTAAGATCGTATGGAAACTTCCTGCtctccatcatcatgaccttTGTATCAACTCTCCTTTTGGTTGGGTATTTCGTGCATTAATGTCGCCGCTTCTTCCTGTAATTAAGTACTCAACCACTTCGAGAGACATCTGACAAAGTAAATATCGAATTGACATGTTGATAACGTACAGGGGCTGCTATAAATCCTCTAACTACTCCGTCGTCTTATGTTGCTGGATTTCATGACAAATATATTGGCAAATAATATATAGTTTCATAGTTTGAAAAGCGGGACTGCGCACATGATTCTATATCAACTTCTGGAAAGAACCTGTAGTAGTAGTCACTCTGTATGTCTTTAGAAGTCATGCAGACATGAATCAAGCGCATGTGCAAATAGGTGACTTTGTCTATGTCGGCCCCGAGTTAGAAAACGAGTGATTGCTTTACATGACATGGCTTTTCTCAACTGCTCTTTGACTGGTTTCGTACGCATTGGCTCCAACTATGACCAAGTATATGATATCTAATTTTACTAGTGTCAGATGTTTCTTGTCTTAATTAAATATCATTTTCTTGACAGTGATGTGTGGTGCATTTTCTAGGAATCAGTCCTGCATGCATTTCGGGACTCAGGTGAGATGGAGAAACATTCATAATTACTACTCAGCCGAACACATCACCACAGAGTAGCTATTATATGGCTGTATACCCTGCATTGCTTCTTTGAAGGAAAAACATGTCTTAAAAGGTAACTCATAAAGTTTATATAAAATAGTTTAATCAGCCATCATAGACCATTTCAATATGTTGGTCGGTTCCAGTTGGCCAAGTCTATTATTGCTCACGAGTTCATGCACTGCTTGCTGCGCCTATATAAACACATACATTCCCGGCATATCCAAACCATCACTCACGCCACAACCACAAACAGGAACACAAGACAAGGAAATCAATAAGATGGCATCCTCCTGTTCCTTCCTTCTCCTCGCTGCTCTTCTTGCGTTGGTCTCATGGCAGGCAACTTCCTCCGACCCTAGCCCACTCCAAGACTTTTGTGTGGCCGACATGCATTCACCAGGTACAGTACGGCTTCTTACCATGCTTTCACCAAATACATATGCTGAAATTAATTTCTAAAAATTATATGCATGTTCATATCACTTCCTAGTAATACCCAAGCTTACACTCTACATCTCCTCTATTCACCAGTGCGTGTAAATGGGTTTGTTTGCAAGAACCCTATGGATGTAAACGCTGATGACTTCTTCAAGGCAGCCGCCCTCGACAAGCCTAGGGTGACAAACAAGGTTGGCTCCAACGTCACCTTGATCAACGTCATGCAGATTGCTGGACTCAACACCCTCGGCATCTCAATTGCGCGCATCGACTATGCTCCCTTGGGTCAGAACCCGCCACATACGCACCCTCGCGCCACTGAGATCCTCACGGTACTCGAGGGGACACTGTATGTCGGATTTGTCACATCCAACCTGCCTGCACCCAACAGAAACAAGTTCCTCTCGAAGGTGCTCAACAAAGGTGATGTATTTGTCTTCCCCGTGGGGCTCATTCACTTTCAGTTCAACCCCAACCCCCATCAGCCCGCTGTTGCAATTGCCGCGCTCAGCAGCCAGAACCCAGGGGCTATCACAATTGCCAATGCAGTGTTTGGGTCAGACCCAGCAATATCAGATGATGTTCTTGCCAAGGCGTTTCAGGTGGAAAAGAATACTATAGACTGGCTCCAGGCTCAGTTCTGGGAGAACAACCACAATTAAGTCACACATTGGGTGATTATACACGTGCGTAAATTAAGGGCATGGTTGAGTTCCTAGATATGCATCCTAATTTATAAAATAAAAGGAGCATATGTAATTGTATGCCTGTAATCAGTGAATGTATTTCTACCTTTTAAATaatcaaaaatattgttttttatcACACTGATATGATCTCACATGCTTTTTTTTGGTTCTACTGTGTCGTATTTCTCATAATTGATCAATATTTTGGGTTCTTTTCCCCTTATTCTGAAATAATATATGATTAGGTTAAAAAAAAGAAACAATACAAGATTATTTGGTAATGCAGTATTTGTTTGACGCTGGTGTTGAACACGTATTATTATCTGGCAATACATGTGAAGTATGCGATGGGTGGAGCCCGATTGTGCTCAGGATTTAAATGTGAATGTGGAATGTGCAAAAGTTGCTTCCTGGACTTGTTGTTCTGGTCTCTCGCTTTCTGGTGCATGAAATTAGAAATATACAGTTCCTCCATGTAATATTTTTAGCTTCCTTTTGGTTCAAAGCTCTTGTAAGTTCGATTGACGGCTGCTTTGATGGAAATCGATGAGGTGGCTCATTTTATCTAAATTCTTATGAGTAGTATTTTTGATTTTCTTAAGTTGGGAactaaaaacacgttttttttaaTAAGTTTTGGAAACTGGGCACAACGGAGTCGAGATTTTAAACATTAGCTCCAACATACATATAAAAAATATGCATAAATGTAGAAAATAAACTTATTACCGGAAGTGCCTAATGACACACCTCCAGCATGCTGGCGGAAGGGAGCAGATGAGAAGCTGGACCACCTTAAGACTCAACCAGGACCGATGACGACATTCATCCACGAGCCACCTGGAAGAAAACACTTGACTTCGTCGTACTGTCACCTTTGAACTACAGTTGCATGTCGGAGACGACCCGCTGCTTAAACCAAGTAGTGTCTTGACCATACCAGCAGACATGATGAAAGGAGGACATTGTTGCATGTACTACAAGATATGTGCATGCAATACCGTGAGTCATTTGATTTAAGGCAGGGTCGATTGGATCGCCATACCATTCCGAACACACCACCGTAAATGGAGAGTGTTGATTGCACACATTCTGTAGCAACTTAAAAGAATGGAGAGTGTTAGAACTAGCCGCTTGCCGTAGATCAAATCGCCGTCGTACGCCAACACGACTATAACCGAAACTAGAACAAAACCTGCACGCTACGAGCTAAAAGCAAGCAAGCTGGCTGGTGGATCGATTGTTGGGCTAGCTAGCTATGGAACTGATGTATTCTGCCGTCCGGCTAGATAAATCTCAATCGGGACTACACCAAAGTATAGCACGCAAACACACGAGATAATCTTACAGGAGAGTAGATCAAGCTAAGCAGACGACTTTGTCTGTGTAGAAAACGATTGCTTTACATAACTTACATCTCTCAACTCCTCTTTGACCTCGTGTGCATCAGTTCTCACCATGACCAAGTATACGTATATGATATCTAATAAACTATGATGATGGGTGGCGACTTTTCATGAAACCAGCGCTCCATGCATTGTGCTGACTTGGTTGAGATGGATAAATAATTGTAATTACTACTCAGTCATACATCGGATGATGCATTAGCGCTTAAGCATATTAAAAAGCAAACTTGAAAAGTTTATGCAAAATACTATTCAGAAGCCAATAGATGATTATTTAGTAATGTGCTCAGAGGTTTCAACGTGCAAGTTGAATGGGCAAACGTTGCTTCCTTGAGTCGTTGTTGTGGTCTGCCTTTCCGGGGCATGTAATAAGTAGTTTACGGTAGTTCCTGGAGTATAGCCCACATACTTGGGCTATACTTCTCTCAGTGATAAAACTTCTCTCTGTGTACCATCACGAGTTTACTCATAGATTTCTTCCGTAACTAATAGTGTCAAGTTATACACTTATATATACCTTAGTTTTCTCTAAAAGAAACCGATATACCTTACTTGATGTCCTTCTCTTAATCTAGAAAGGTGTTAATTATAAATATTTCCATCTTGAGTGTTTGTATCCTCCGTATATGTTTTGATTACAGGCTCAGAGTTTCAATTGAAGGTTTTCTTGATGTTTTTTATCCCAATACATCTGGGACTCCAACGGGAATATTTACAACTTGCACTGAGATTCGTTGTATTCTCTGTCTCCTAGAAATTTGAGGACACTGTTTATTTTGTGAAGAAATGAATAAGACGGACGACTCTAGGGCGGTAGTTATCTTTTTTATGGGGCACTGAACCTTTATGCCTTTCTGTTGTAATTCTGAATATGCCTTATTTTTCTCGCAAAAAATAAAGAATATGCCTTGTTTTTATGCAGTCGTCTAGCTTTGAATGTGTTCCAATGTCGGTTTTGGAGCGAGTAAATAACTTTCTGAATGTAAGCACTTGAACTTGAGCTATCTTGTCGTGTTGGCTTGAAACTGCCCAGCCCTGGACGAGTTCTCGTTCCCGGAGAAGACGATGGTGGTGCTGGGCAGTTAGGAGGGCATCCCGGTGGACATCATCCAGGAGGCGGTGGACGTGTGCGTTGAGATCCTGCAGCTGGGCGTCGTCCGGTCGCTCAACGTCCATGTCAACGCCGCCATCGCAATCTGGGACTACACCCGCCAACAGCGggcccgctcctcctcctcctcggggttGGTAGCTTCCCGTTCTTCCTTGTTGGAGTGTAAATCAGCCACGCTTCTTGTTGTAAGATACATGGACCAGAACATCCATGACAAAAACTAGTCATGAACCTTTGTCAGGACTAGATCGTTAGATTTATGCACTGAATTGGTCATGATGAGATCTCTTTGACAAGGAAATTTTAACTGCTCTTGCTCTCCTTCATCCATTAATTAATGTCGTTGCTTCTTCCTGCAAAGTACACAACCATTTGGAGAGAAATTTGACCAGGCAACTCTATATCTGGTTGATGTAATCATATGATACGTAATAGGCGCGTTATTGCGTGGATCGACCCGCCATGATTTTGTCCTTGTTTGACACAATCAAAACTATACCTCATAGTAATTGTTACTAAGAGGTCTATGTCAGATGGAgtaccttaatttgcttcttcatATTTAAATTTATTATTAAAGGGGAAATGTGTCGCTTTGGCATATTAATTACAAATGGGAGATCTGATGATAATACATCAAAGATTTGAATATGGCTGACCACATCTCAAAAGTTTATGCAGACTAATCTACATCAGACCATTTCTATCTGTTGCGAGGTTCCACTTGACTATATCTATTGCTCACGAGTTCCCACTAGTCACCGTGCCTATATAAACACATACATCCCCTGCATACTCAAACCATCACTCACCCAACAAACACAACAGGAATACAAGAGAAAAGAAGATCCGAAGGAGCCGAAAACAAATGGCATCCTCCCCTACCTACCTTCTCCTCGTTGCTCTTTTCGCCTTGGTCTCATGGCAGGCTGTTGCCTCCGACCCTGGCCCGCTCCAGGACTTTTGTGTCGCCGACATGCATTCACCAGGTACTGCCTACTTCCTGCTTTCCCGTCCTACTATCACCAAATACGCATGTTGAAATTAATTTATAAAAATTATATGCATGTTAAAATAAATTTCTAGTAATACCTAAGCTGACACTCTACATCTCCTCTGTGCACCAGTGCGTGTCAATGGGTTTGTTTGCAAGAACCCAATGGATGCCAACGCTGATGACTTCTTCAAGGCAGCCGCCCTCGACAAGCCTAGGGTGACCAACAAGGTTGGGTCCAACGTTACCTTGATCAACGTCATGCAGATTGCTGGACTCAACACCCTCGGCATCTCAATTGCACGCATCGACTATGCTCCCTTGGGTCAGAACCCACCACACACGCACCCTCGTGCCACTGAGATCCTCACGGTGCTCGAGGGGACACTATATGTCGGATTTGTCACGTCCAACCTGCCCGCCCCCAACAGAAACAAGTTCCTCTCCAAGGTGCTCAACAAAGGTGATGTGTTTGTCTTCCCCGTGGGGCTCATTCACTTTCAATTCAACCCCAACCCCCACCAGCCCGCCGTTGCCATTGCCGCGCTCAGCAGCCAGAACCCAGGGGCTATCACAATTGCCAATGCTGTTTTTGCGTCAGACCCAACAATATCAGATGATGTTCTTGCCAAGGCGTTTCAGGTGGAAAAGAATACAATAGATTGGCTCCAGGCTCAGTTCTGGGAGAACAACCAAAACTAAGTCAGGCATTGGGTGATTACCCGGAAGATTAGTGCATAAACCAAGGAATTAGTTAAGTTTCTAGACATGCATCTTAAGCTGTAAAATTAATGGAGCACATGTCAGGTCGGTGTGTGTATGTAaacattgaatgcatttcttcctTCCAAATAATTGACAATACCATTTTTTTTATCACACTGATATGATCTCATATGCTTTTTTGGTTATGATGTCTCGTATTTCTCACAACAAATCAAAATTTCGGTTCTTTTCCCCTTGTTCTGAAACAATAGATGATTAGGTTAAAAAAGAAACAATACACAATTATGTGGTAATTTAAATATGTTTGATGCTACGGTTGAACACCTAGGACTTTCTTGCAATACATGTGAAGTATGCGATGGTTGGAGCCCGATTGTGCTCATGATTGAAACGTGAAAGTTGAGTGTGCAAAAGTTGCTTCCTTGAGTCGTTGTTCTGGTATCTCGCTTTCTGGTGCATGTAATAGGAAATTTACGGTTCCTATGTAATGTTTTAGATTCATATTGGTTCAAACTCTTGCAAGTTCGATTGGCGGATGCTTTGATGGGAGTTAATGAGGTGATTCGTTTTATCAAAAAACTCGTAGCATTATTTGTTTTTCTTAAGTTGAGAACTAGAAATACTCCCTCGATTCCTAAATATAGATCTTTGTAGAGGTTCCTAcatggactatatacggatgtgtgtagacatattttagagtgtagtccatattaaaatctctagaaatacttatatttaagaaGAGAGGGAGTACGATTTTCACCCAAGTTCTAGAACCTGGATATACCGGAGACCAGGTTCAAAAAATCAGCTCCATCAATATACAGAATAAACGATTATTACCTAcccccttccccccccccccccccccaaaataaCAGATTATAATTTGAGTTGCTTGTTTGTAACAAGCTTGTCATAGAAGTATTTTATCCCTAAAACGTACTTCGGCCTGCTTCCCATACATAAAGTCCAATGCTTACAAGGTGTGGAGGAAATCATCATACACGATGATGGAAGAAAGCTTGGCAAAACAAGCCAAACATGCTAACAAGCACATGAAGTGCACAATTAGATGCCTCCAACATGCCatcgagaggaagaacatgagaggtTGGACCAACTGAAGATTCAACTAGCACCGCTGACGACATTCAACCACGCGCCAGTTGGAGGAAAATGCTGGACTTCATCGCGCCATCGCCAGCCAATGGATGTCGAAGAGGACCATCTAACTAAAGCAAGGAACGTTGACTGCGAGCAGACATGATGAAAGGATGACGTTGTTGCGTGTAGAAGATAGGTGCAAGCAAAACCGTGAGTCACGGGAGGTGAGGTAGGGTCAATTGTTTCGTCATACCGTTCCAAACAAGCCACCACAAATGAAGGACAACTGCACTCACTAGTGACTCCCCGAAGAGGGTCACGACGCAATACgccgctgttggaattatgccctagaggcaataataaatatagttattattataattcctgtatcaagataatagtttattatccatgctataatcgtattgaatgaagactcatttacatgtgtggatacatagacaaaacaccatccctagcatgcctctagttggctagccagttgatcgatgatagtcagtgtcttctgattatgaacaaggtgttgttgcttgataactggatcacgtcattgggagaatcacgtgatggactagacccaaactaatagacgtagcatgttgatcgtgtcattttgttgctactgttttctgcgtgtcaagtatttattcctatgaccatgagatcatataactcactgacaccggaggaatgctttgtgtgtatcaaacgtcgcaacgtaactgggtgactataaagatgctctacaggtatctccgaaggtgttagttgagttagtatggatcaagactgggatttgtcactccgtgtgacggagaggtatctcggggcccactcggtaatacaacatcacacaaaagccttgcaagcaatgtgacttagtgtaagttgcgggatcttgtattacggaacgagtaaagagacttgccggtaaacgagattgaaataggtatgcggatactgacgatcgaatctcgggcaagtaacataccgaaggacaaagggaatgacatacgggattatacgaatccttggcactgaggttcaaacgataagatcttcgtagaatatgtaggatccaatatgggcatccaggtcccgctattggatattgaccgaggagtctctcgggtcatgtctacatagttctcgaacccgcagggtctgcacacttaaggttcgacgttgttttatgcgtatttgagttatatggttggttaccgaatgttgttcggagtcccggatgagatcacggacgtcacgagggtttccggaatggtccagaaacgaagattgatatataggatgacctcatttgattaccggaaggttttcggagttaccgggaatgacgaatgggttccgggagttcaccggggggggggggggggcaacccaccccggggaagcccataggcattgggggagccacaccagcccttagtgggctggtgggacagcccacaagtgccccatgcgccaaggagaagaaaatcaagagagaaagaaaaaaaggaggaggtgggaaggaagggggactccctcccaccaaacctagtccaactcggtttggggggggggggagagtcctcccccttggactcggccgacccccttggggctccttgagccccaaggcaaggccccctccctcccacctatatataaggaggttttagggctgatttgagacgacttttccacggcagcccgaccacatacctccacggtttttcctctagatcgcgtttctgcggagctcgggcggagccctgctgagacaaggtcatcaccaacctccggagcgccgtcacgctgccggagaactcttctacctctccgtctctcttgctggatcaagaaggccgagatcatcgtcgagctgtacgtgtgctgaacgcggaggtgccgtccgttcggtactagatcgtgggactgatcgcgggattgttcgcggggcggatcgagggacgtgaggacgttccactacatcaaccgcattctctaacgcttctgctgtacggtctacgagggtacgtagatcactcatcccctctcgtagatggacatcaccatgataggtcttcgtgcgcgtaggaaattttttgtttcccatgcgacgttccccaacagccgccACCATCCATCTGTATGTGCGCATAAGGGTTTTCACCTTGAGTTGAGAGGGCGAGAGAGCCATGGCGACGACCCCAAGAGGGACATGACTACCAAGACATCACGTTACCAGCACGGAGGCGTCGAGCTTTCGCTTGGACCACAACTCACACTTAGTCAAGGGGACTTGGGCCACCAGATCCACCATGATGGGCCCCAGACTCCAGATTAGGCTCGACCAGGCCCAAGCCCACGACCATGAACAGATCCAGTCGAGCCTAGTAGTGCCGACGAACCCACCTAACCATTCCAGGTGGGTGCAGGGAGGAGCTCACCGGTGGCGGAACCTCTCCCATGAGAGGTGATGGGCAA includes:
- the LOC123450111 gene encoding germin-like protein 8-11 translates to MASSCSFLLLAALLALVSWQATSSDPSPLQDFCVADMHSPVRVNGFVCKNPMDVNADDFFKAAALDKPRVTNKVGSNVTLINVMQIAGLNTLGISIARIDYAPLGQNPPHTHPRATEILTVLEGTLYVGFVTSNLPAPNRNKFLSKVLNKGDVFVFPVGLIHFQFNPNPHQPAVAIAALSSQNPGAITIANAVFGSDPAISDDVLAKAFQVEKNTIDWLQAQFWENNHN
- the LOC123450113 gene encoding germin-like protein 8-5 encodes the protein MASSPTYLLLVALFALVSWQAVASDPGPLQDFCVADMHSPVRVNGFVCKNPMDANADDFFKAAALDKPRVTNKVGSNVTLINVMQIAGLNTLGISIARIDYAPLGQNPPHTHPRATEILTVLEGTLYVGFVTSNLPAPNRNKFLSKVLNKGDVFVFPVGLIHFQFNPNPHQPAVAIAALSSQNPGAITIANAVFASDPTISDDVLAKAFQVEKNTIDWLQAQFWENNQN